The region ATCCGCCGTTTTCTAACTCATTTAAAATAAAAAAGAGCTCCGAAGAGCTCTTTTTATCTGTTTCTGAAAAATTTCAGTTCTTGAGGCTTAAGAACTGAATCAGGATATTCCCCAGTTAATTCAATTATCGGAATTACTATAAAAAAGTTTAATTAGATAATTAACCTTGAGTAATTCAATTATAAAATATAATTAATAACAACTGACCGCAAATCTTAAATACACCTTAATTTTTTCAAGCACTTAACTTAGTTAAAGATTATATTTGAATTAGAATTATTTTTTCTTGCCACGATTTTAAATTGTGTGCTGAAAAGCAGCCAGGAATTTATAAGTTTTAGCCAAAATAATGATTGAATTTAGACTAAAACCTGTTCTGTTCATCTTGTTTTTCACAACCTAATAATTGTGACTATTTGTGGAATAAAAAATCCTTGCTAATTCTTTGTTTTTAACTTTTATCAGGATAAATTCACGTCCTATTTTTAAAATGATTGCTGAAAATCTTGCCGTATTAAGGCAGAAAATCGAGAAAACTTGTAATAAAGCAGATAGAGATTCCGCTGATATAAAAATTATTGCAGTTTCTAAATATTTTGGAGTTGATTCAATTCTTGAGGCTAAAAAATGCGGACTCTCAAATTTTGGTGAAAACCGCTCTCAAGAGTTAACTCTTAAATTTGAAAAACTTGGCAATGAAGTTACCTGGCATTTTATAGGAACTCTGCAAAGAAATAAAGTAAAGTACGTTGTTAATTCTGCCGAGCTTATCCATTCGGTCGATTCAGTGGAACTTGTTGAAGAGATAAATAAACGTGCTGAAAAAATTGGGAAAATTCAAAAGATTTTACTCGAAGTAAAAACCTCCGAAGAGGAGACAAAGTCTGGTTTAGAAACTGAAAATGAAATTGTTAATCTTGTGCAAAAATGCTCAGAGCTGAAAAATATTAAGTTAATTGGATTGATGACAATGGC is a window of Ignavibacterium sp. DNA encoding:
- a CDS encoding YggS family pyridoxal phosphate-dependent enzyme, which gives rise to MIAENLAVLRQKIEKTCNKADRDSADIKIIAVSKYFGVDSILEAKKCGLSNFGENRSQELTLKFEKLGNEVTWHFIGTLQRNKVKYVVNSAELIHSVDSVELVEEINKRAEKIGKIQKILLEVKTSEEETKSGLETENEIVNLVQKCSELKNIKLIGLMTMAPLTDETNIIRKSFRDLRNLKDKINDKGFNLTELSMGMTSDFEIAIEEGATMIRIGSAIFGDRDYSKDWRQI